The Stigmatella aurantiaca DW4/3-1 genome contains the following window.
CCCATCGGCGCGGAGCTGATTCGACGGTTGGGCGAACACCTGCCCGCCCTGGACGCGGCCCTGGAGGACGCGGCCGAAGCCCAGCGAACCGTGAAGGGGGAGGTCTCCCTCGGAGGGCCCTGGCCCTTCTGCCGTGCCTGGCTGCGGCCCCGTCTCCCCCAACTGCTGGAGCGCTACCCGGACTTGCGGCTGAACATCCGCTTCGAGGTCGCGAGCCTGCTCACCCGCCGGCTGCTCAGCGGCGAGGTGGACCTGGCCATCGTCGGCACCTTGCCCGAGGAACCCGGGCTGGAGGTGAAGGAGCTCGCCCAGGAGCACTTTCTCGCCGTGGCCGCGCCTGGGTACGTGCGGCGGCACGGCGCGCCGCGCTTGGCCCGTGACTTCGCGCTCCACCGCTTCATCGCCTTCGACTCGGACCTGGCCATGCTCGCCCCCTGGTGGCGCGCGGCGTTCGGCGCCCAGGAGCCGCTGCCTGCCCAGGTGGTGTGCCGCATCGCCAACCTGGACGAGATGCTGGCGCTCGTGGAGGCGGAGTGTGGCATCGCGGTGCTGCCTGGCTACCTGGTGGCGCCCCTGCTGGCCGAAGGTCGCATCGTGGCCCTCGAACCCGAGTCCGGAAGACGCTCGCTGCGCCGCCCTCGCGGGACGATCTGGCTGGCATGGCGCAAGGCGGCGGCCCCGACCGCCCGATTTCTCACGGTGCGTGATTGGCTCCTGGATGGAGCGGGCCTGGCGGTTGAAAACGCGGTGGCCATTCCCGCCGGGACGCAGTACGGAGGGAAGGCCCCTGCTCCTTCGGGCAGGAGACACACCCCCCGAAGGGCTCCCCTGGAGCCCGGGAGAAAGGCCCTGCGGTGAGCACGCTGAAGGGAAAGACCCTGTTCATCACTGGCGCGAGCCGAGGCATTGGTCTGGCCATCGCCAAACGCGCCGCGCGAGATGGCGCCAACATCGTCATCGCCGCCAAGACCTCCGCGCCCCACCCGAAGCTGCCCGGCACCATCTACTCGGCCGCCGAGGAGATCGAACAGGCCGGCGGCAAGGCCCTGCCCCTCATGGTCGACATCCGCCAGGACGAGCAGATCCATGACGCCGTGAAGCAGGCCGTGGAGCGCTTTGGCGGCATCGACATCTGCGTGAACAACGCCAGCGCCATCAGCCTGACCGGCACGCTGGAGACGCCGATGAAGAAGTTCGACCTGATGTTCGGCGTCAACGTGCGGGGCACCTACGCCACCACCCAGGCGTGCCTCCCGGAGCTGCTCAAGGCGAAGAACCCCCACGTCCTGACCCTGTCGCCTCCGCTCAGCATGAAGCAGAAGTGGTTCCAGGGGCATGTCGCCTACACCATGGCCAAGTACGGCATGAGCATGTGCGTGCTCGGCATGTCCGAGGAGTTCCGCGAGCGCGGCGTGGCCTTCAACGCCCTCTGGCCCCGCACCACCATCGCCACCGCCGCCGTCAACATGCTGGGCGGGCAGGACATGATGGATGCCAGCCGCACCCCGGAGATCATGGCCGACGCGGCCCATGCCATCCTCACCCGCGACAGCCGGGCGTGCACCGGCCACTTCTTCATCGATGACGACGTGCTGCGCGAGGCGGGCGTCACCGACTTCGCGAAGTACCTGGTGAAGCCCGGCACGGAGCCGCTGCCGGACTTCTTCATCGACTGAGGCCGCCCGGCTTCAGCGCGGGTGCCCCCTCATGAGGGAGCGCCCGCGCACGCCTCACCCCTCCCAGGCGGCCAGCAGGGAGCGGACCCGCGCGTACCGCTGGAGCAGCCGCTCGCGGTGCGCGCTGAGCAACACCATGAAGCCCACCACCATCAACCCGAGCAGGGACAGGAACGCGGCCCCCATCCGGTGGTCCCGGATGCCGAAGCGCACCAGGTTGGCCACGACGCACGTCACCAGGAACGCGGAGCCCAGGTAGACATAGGAGCGGATGCGCAGCGCGATGCCCACCCCCACCCCCAGCAGGCACAGCCCCACGCACAGCACCATCGCCTTCGCGTTGGGGAACATCAGGGGCTGCCAGGCACCGGCGACGTAGATGATCGTCACGGCGAGGGCGCGCAGCCGCGCCAGGGTGTCGGCGGAGAGCGACTTGCGGAAGACGCTCAACAGCACCAGCAGGGAGAGCCCCGCGGGGATGACGTAGTACTGCGGCTCGCCCGCGCCGGTGCCCACCCACACGACGAGCAGCGCGGCGTTGAAGGCCACGGCGGAGGCGAGCGAGGCCGTCCCGCGCCGCGAGGGATGCGCGGCGAGCGCGGCGAAGTGGGCCGCATGTCCCACGAGCAGGGCCGCGGTGTAGGCCGACTCGCCCCACGGGGCGGTGAGCAACCCCACCAGGGGGAAGAGGAAGGCGCCCATCAAGGCGGGCTGACGGAAGGCCGCGAGCCGCGAGCCCTCGCGCTGCACGAAGACATAGAGGCCCGAGAAGAGGACTCCGCCCACCAGGGCCATGAGGCTGTCGGCCATGCCCAGCCGGTCCGCGCCCAGGCCCAGCCACCTCACGCTGAGGTAGCCCAGTACGACGGTCACCTGCGCGAAGTACGCGGAGAGCGTGTCCTTCCCGGAGACCGCGCGGCGCACGAGCGTCACCAGCAACACACAGAGCCCCAGCCCCACCACGAGCGCTTCCCGGAGCGCATCCGGCGCCCCACCCGAGGACACCCGCACCAGCCCCATGAGCACCTCGACGAACGACAGGGCCGCCAGGAGGTGCCCCACGGCCCGGCGGACCGCCTGTCCCGCCAGGGCGAAGGCCACGGAGGCCAGCAGCGCGGTGGCCGCGCCGAAGTACGGGAGGATGAACTCCTTGCCCCGGCCGGTGGAGAACACGAGCCCCAGGTGCATCAACAGCACATGGACGGCCACGAGCGTGACGAGCCAGCCCACCACCTCGTACCCCCGGCGCCGATGGACGACGGCCCACGCGGCCCCCGTTGCCAGCACGAAGCTCAGCGGCGTGCTCACGTGCCGCAAGCTGTGCAATCCACTGAGCGCCAGGAACGAGAGCATCCACCCACCGTGGTGCAGCGCCTCCGCCACGGTGACCCCCCGCCCCTCCAGGCGCGTGCCCACCCAGCACACCCCGAGCCCCACCGCGCCCACGGCCACCGGCATCCACACCGGAGGCATCGCCGCGACGAGCACCAGGCCCAGCGCGCCCGTGGCCCCATACGCCATCCCGGGCTCCCGAGAGACCATGAGCAGGAGCGCCGTCAACGCCGCGAGCGCCGCCACGCCCGGGGGCAGCACGCCCGCCCCTTTGTCCACCAGGAGGTACCCCACCACGCTCACGAGCGTGGCCAGGCTCCCGGCCCACAAGGGCTCACTCCAGGTGTCCTCCATCCGCGGGAAGACCTTCGCCGCCGCGGCCGAGAGGGTCCGCTGCACGCGGCCAAACTGGCACAGCGCGGACAGGAGCGCCGCGGCGAACGCCACCCCGGTGAAGACCAGCACCGCCAGGGGCCTCTCCTCCAGAAACCCATGCTCCGCGCTTCGGCCCAGGGAAGCGAACGCCAGCGTGACCACCGCCACCGTCCACAGCCAGCGCTCGGACAGGAGGAACGCCGCCATGAACAGCACCCCCGCCAACCCCACGATGGAGGCGGGAGACGGAGACGCGGCCGTGGCAATCCCCGCGAGGACGAACGCTGCCCAGGTCACCCCGGGGCGAAAGGCCCGGTCTGGCGCGCACCGGAAGAAGGCCCAGGCCCACCCCGGGCGATGGTGCTCGAACAGGCCCAGCGCCAGCAGGACGCCCGCGGCCGCGAACCGCGCTCCGGGGACGAAGGCGATCAACACCGCCGCCAGCCCCAGACGGAGGGAGGGCTTGCGGCCCGGCAACAGCGCCAGCGCCACACCGAGCACACAGAGAGACACATCGGAAGCAGAGGACACCACCAGCCCGCCCCCCACCGCCACGAAAGCGGCCTGTGTCCACCAGGACAAGGCCTGCCGGGACCGTTGCTCCTGTTCTCCCAGCAGCGCCTGGGCCACGGCGGGGACATGCTCCACGGCGTGCACCAGCAGCAGCATCAGCAGGGGCAAGGCCGGAGCGAAGGCAGGCGGAGGCCCGTAGAAGCGCAAGACCCCCGCCACGAACACCGGGGAGAACACGGCGAACATCGGCTGGCGGTTGGCGCGCGTCCACAGCAGCGGCAGCAGCGCCGCGCACGCGAGCAAGGGCTCCATCGGAGACGTCCTCCACCAGAGCGTCATGGGGATGCACAGCACGAACAGGGCCGAGAGGCTGGCCGCGAGCGCGAAGCGCCGTCCCCCTGTCAGCAGGTTCCTCACCGCTTGCGGCTCATCCAGCAGCGCCAGCACGCTCAGGACGGTCGCCAGGAGCGCCAATCCCCCCTCGGCAGGAAAGAGGCCCAGCGTGGCGTACACGGCGGCGACGACGACGCTCAAGGAAGCCGGCAGCGCGCGCGCCGTGAGAAGGGCCGCCAAGGCCGCCCCCAGCATCAGCCCCGTGGGGGAGAGGGCCGGCTTCGACACCAGCGCCGTCGCGAAGGCGGCGGCGAACGCGATCACGCCCGCCATGGTGGTGCTCGGGCTGCGCCCCCACCGCACGGCGGCCAGCGAGGAGCCCAGGGCCCAGAGCACAATGCCTCCCATGGCCATCGCGGGCGTCAGCCACGGCCAGGGGACGAAGAGAATGCCCTTGCTCCAGGGGGGCAGGAGCGCCAGCCCAGCCAGCAAGACCGCGAGGGGCCGGCATCCCGGAAACGCACGCGAGGCCCAGGCCACGGCCGCCGCGGAGGCCAGAAGGATGACGCCCAGCACAGGCGTCTGCGCCCCCACCGCCACGCCCACCGCCAGGAGCGCATAGAGGATGCCCGGTATGCCCAGCAGCCGCATCCGGCCCCCGCGATCTCCCAGGAACGCGAGCACCAACGCCATGACGGCCATGGCGGGGGACACCCCCTCCAGCCCCTTGTGCGCGAGGCCCAGGGTGAAGGCCGCCGCGAGCTTGGGCACCGCCGCCGCGGCGGCGAAGCCCGCCAGCGCGATGAGCCGAGGGTCCGCCAAGGTCCACGCCGTCAGGAGCGCGGCACTCCCGGCCAGCCCCATGCCCACCGCGGGCAGCACGCCAGGGGCCGAGGACGCACCGGTGACGAAGCCCGCCACCGCCAGGACGCCCACCGCCCCGCTGAAGAGGCGCGCCTGGACACCGGACGTCCGCGAGACCAGCCCCCCGAACCCCAGCGCCACCGCGCCACACAGCAAGGAGGCCCCCTCGGAGCCGAAGAGGGCATTGGCGGCCAGGGGAACCGCCAGCATCAGGAGCGCCCCCGCCCCGGAGAGATAGGTGCGCTCCAACCACAGGCCACCGGCCACACACACCGCCGACAGCGCGAGCGCGCTCCAGAGCACCGGGCGCGCGTCCGGCCCCAGGTGCGCCATGAGGACAAAAAGGAGGCTGGCCACCGCCGAGGAGCGCAGCAGCACCTCGGAGATGCCGGCGGCTCGCGCGCTCACCTCCCGCCCCCCGCGAGGGCTCAGCCGGAACGCCAGGAGCACGCCCGCGAGGACGAACGGCAGCGCGGTCAGCGCCCCGAACTGGAACGGCAACGCCTCGGACGGCGGGTACCCCAACCGGGCCTTGAGGGCTTCGATGAGGGCCTGGACCGCCCCCGGAACGAGCTGGGGACTGGAGGCATAGAGAAGGTAGGCGCCGGCATAGGCGGGGTAGAGCCAGCGCAAGCGCGGAAGCTCTCCCTGGGCCAGCCGGTACATCGTCCACGTGAAGACGGCCGCGGTGACGAAGAAGGCCGGCGCCGCGCCCGACCCCGCCAGCGCGAGGCAGCCCACCTGCATCGCGGCCACCCCCAGGGCGAGCGGAGCCGCCGCCTGCCGCGACTCGAGCCGCCGGAACGCCAGACACGTGGCCAGGAGGAAGGCGATGAACGGAGCGTAGGAGCCCAGCCCGGGAGGCGCTCCGGCGGCGGCGAGGGCCAGGTGCAGCCGGATCGAGAAGAGCGCGAGCAGGTAGAGCGGAGCGGTCAGCGCGAAGACGAGCGCCAGCCCCTGCCGCGGCTCGGCCTCCGGCCGGCGCGAGAGGGCGAAGAAGAGCACACAGGGCAGCACGTTGAGCCACAGCGCGGACACCCCGAGCCGCGCGGCGAGGGGCGCCAACCCCATCATCAGCGTGGTGCCCACCATGCCCGCCTGGAGCAAGGGGCGGGAGGGCGCATCCATCGCCTCGACGGGGCGGCGGACCAGGAAAGCGGCGACGGCGGACCAGCCCAGCAACAACGGCACGAGGAGCGCGGGGCTCACCCCATCGAGCCCCAGCGTCTCCCCCAGCGGGAGCGTGCCGCCCAGGGGCCCCAGCGCGAGCCCCGCCAACGGCGCCACGGCCGCGCCAATGAGACAGAGGATATGCCCGGCACTCCGCAGCGCCTCCCGGCGCATCAGGAAGGCCCCCCAGGTGGAGAAGCCCACGGAGTAGAACGCGGTCATCCCGAAGACCACGAGCGAGCGAGCCACCGAGTTCATCCCCGCCCAGCTCTCGAAGACGAAGTAGAGCGTGCCCGCGAGGATGAGGAACGCCCCGAGGAACCAGCCGATGCTCTCGTAGAGGAAGGGCCGCCAGAGGCGGCTCCAGGGAGAGGTCTCCTCCACGAGGCGCGCGGTGAGGCTCCGCACGGGGGGCGCATCGAAGAGGGGCTCGGGGGTGACCCACGGCAGGGGCTCTTCTTCCTCCGGGACCGGCTCCGGCGCGGCCTCTTCCGGGACTGGCTCCGGCGCCACCTCCTCCACGGGAATGGGCTCCGGTGAGGCCATGGCCTCCGGGTGGCGTCCGAGTTCAGACGCCTTCAGCGCCTCGGACTCCACCCCTGTGAGCAGGGAGAGCAGGATCCGGCTCTGCCGCTCGTAGCGCTCGACGAGGTACTTCCGCGCGCCCGAGGAGACCTCCAGGCCATCCCAATGGGGCACCTCATTGAGCAGGAAGAGGACATGCTCCAGCTCCGCCTCCAAGACCTCCCGGGGACGAACCACCGTTGCGCTTCCACAGCGGACACACTGGAGGCCGAACAGACGCTCCTGCCGGCATTCGGGGCAGTACATGAGGCAAAGACCTTAACAACTGCCGTGCCACCCCGAAGTTCCAGGAGTCCCGGGCGTTTGAAGCCCTCCCCACCCCGTGCCTTGCCACCCTCGCGACGCGGTGTGCAACGAAGCTGTGCACCTGGCTGCACACCCTCGGCCCGCCCTGCGCAAACCGAGGCCTGTTCCGCGCATGGTAGAGTGCGCCTTCTCCCCCTCGCCCCCCCATCCCATGCAAGGCATCGAGAGACGCGCCAAGCGAGACATCTTCTTCTTCACCCTCACCGATCCGGAGCGCTACGAAAGTCTGGAGGACTACCGCTCGACGAGCACGGAGTTCCGGGACCTGGTCCGAGGCCTGCTCCCCGCTGGATGGAAGATGGACTATCGCCAGGGCACCTGGTGCCCGGTGTTCCCTCCCGAGGACAAGACGCCGGACGAGGGCTTCAAGATTCACGCCTCGACGAAGCACGAGAATGCCCAGCAGCTCCTGCGGGCCGCAGTGCCTCTCTTCGTGGAGGAGGGCGTCGCCTTCAAGTTCGTGGTCGATGAAGACATCCTCGACTTCACCAACGAGAGCGCCCGGGGGCGGGGCGGATGCGGCAAGTTCATCACGGCCTACCCGGTGGACGTTCCCCAACTGCGGCGGCTCATGGAACGCCTCCATGAAGCCACCCGGGACCTGACGGGCCCCTACATCCTCTCGGACCAGCGCTACAAGGACAGCAAGACCCTCTTCTACCGGTACGGCAGCTTCAAGAACCGGTTCTTGCTCAATGTCTTCGGAGAGCAGGAGCCATACATGCGCGCTCCGGATGGCAGCCTCGTTCCAGACGAGCGCCAGGCCTACTTCGTGCTGCCCGAGGGCGTCGAGGATCCCTTCCCCCAGGAGCCCGAGGAAGACTCCGGGGAACTCATCCTCCAGGGGCGTTACAAGGTCACCAGCGCGCTGAGCATGTCCGCCAAGGGGGGCGTCTATGCCGGGGAGGACCTCCAGACGGGGGCCCAGGTCGTCATCAAGGAGGCCCGCCCGCTCATCAACCGCAACCGGCGCAGCCCCCATGACGCGGTGGCGTGCCTGCACAACGAGTACCGGATCCTCTCGTTGCTTGCCGGCACGGGGGTTGCCCCCCAGCCCATCGCCTTCTTCCAGGAGTGGGAGCACAGCTTCCTGGTCATGGACTACGTGAAGGGCGTTCCCCTGTCGTCGCTCCGGGCCTTCGAGGACTTCTCGCTGATGCTGATGACGGACATCCGCGACGAGGACGTCCAACGCTTTGCCCAGGAGTATCTCCAGATCGCGCGCCAGCTCATCCTGGGGGTCCGGGCCATCCATGCCCAGGGGGTCGTCATTCAAGACGTCGCGCCCCAGAACATCCTCTTTGACCTGGAGCAGGCAAAGGTCACCTTCATCGACTTCGAGAGCGCCTGGAGCGAGCGCCTCGGTGAGCATGCCGTCGTGGCCCCCATCCGGACGCTTGGCTTTGGCGACCACCAGTGGAACGGACAGCGCCCCACGATGGAGGAGGATCAGAAAGCCCTGGGGCGGCTGTTGAGCAACTTGATCTTCCCCATCACCCCCCTGTTGTCCCTGGCCCCCGGCCACTGGGAGCCTTTCCTTCGGGCACTGGCCCAGGAGAAGGGCCTCCCCGCGCCCTTGCTCTCGCTGGTCCTGGGCACCACGGGAAGCGCCGCGGAGGTGGACCGGCTCCTGGAGAACGCCGAGCACCAAGCGAAAGACGCCCGGGCCGCCCCGCGCCGCCCGCCCCAACGCACGGCGGAAGAACACCAGGAGACGGTGCGGCGAATCGCCCGCTACATCGTGGACCAGATCGAAGGCCCCCGGGGGCCCCTCGATCTGCCCACCGATTACCGGCGCGCCGCCACCAATCCCCTCAACGTCGCCTACGGGGCCGCGGGCGTGGCCCTGTTCCTCCACCGTGCCCAGGGCACGGTGCCCACGGCCCTGAGGGAGGCGCTCCTGCGAGAAGCCGCAACGGCCGACAATGAGCATTACCCGCCTGGCCTCTACGTGGGCACGGCGGGCATCGCCTGGACGCTGTTGGAGTTGGGCCACCCTCAGGAAGCCGAGCGGCTCCTGGAGATGGCCAGCCACTCCCCGCTCCTGTTCAAGAACGCCGACCTCTTCTTCGGGAGCGCCGGCTACGGGCTCACCCAGCTCTTCTTCCACCAGCGCCTGAAACAGGCGTCATACCTGACACACGCGCTCCAGACCTTCGAGGGCTTGAAGACAAGCCTCCAGGAAGCCCAGGGCCTGTATTTCTATCCCAACGAGGGGGCCGTCTATCACGGCCTCGCCCACGGGGCCTCTGGCATCGCGTACTTCCTCCTGCGGCTCTTTCAGGCCACGGGCCAGAAAGAGGTCCTTCAGTACGCTCGTGGGCTGATGGACTTCGAGCTCGCCCAGGCCCAGAAGCAGAACGGGCAGCTCGTCTGGCAGCGCTCCTCCCACGACGCGGTGCATTCGCCCTATTGGCGTGTGGGCAGCGCGGGCATTGGCAGCGTGCTGCTGCGCTTTCATGCCGCGTTGGGAGACCCCCGGTACCTCGACACGGCGCGCCAAATCGCTCACTACCTGGAGGGCAAATACAGCGTCTTTCCAGGCAACCTCTCGGGCATGGCGGGCTTGGGCCACTTCCTCATCGACATGTTCAAGGCCTCCCAGGAGGAGAAATACCGCCAGGAGGCGTTCCGGTTCGCGGACCGAATCATGCTCTACGCGCTCGAGCGGGAGGGGGGCCTCGTCTTCCCGGGGGAGGAGCTGATTCGCATCTCCACCGACTTGGGGACGGGCTCCGCGGGGATCGGCCTGTTCCTCGACCGGCTCCTCAAACAGGATGGCATTCCCTATCTGGACGATTAACGGCCCGCGGTACTTGTTTGAAACACAAAGGTCGCTAGACTGGCGCTTGACAGGATCCCCCCTGTCCTCAGCATGGAATGGTGAGACTCATGAAGAAAGTGCTCGCGCTGCAGCAGCTCGCCCCCAAGTCCGACTTCGATCCACTTTCCCTCTCCTCGCTGGTGAGCATCTCTTGTTGCAAAGGCACCCAGCCCAAGTAAGACGCCGCTGGGAACCCTCCTGGCCTCTGCCAGGAGGGTTGTCGAGCCGTCAGCGGTTGCGCAGAAACGCCGTGCCGAAGCTCCCCGCCCCCTGCGCTTCACCGAGCAGCGCGTGCGCGGGTGAGATGCCGACGATGTGGATGGCTTCGATGCCCTCCTCCAGCATGGAGAGGCTCTCCTCCACCTTCGGAATCATCCCTCCCTGAATCACGCCCAAGGCGATCTTCTCCTGAGCCTCCGCGGGGGTCAGCGTGGGAATGCGTGTCGAAGGGTCGTTCTTGTCGGCGAGCACGCCCGGCACGTTGGACACGAGGAACAGCTTGGCGGCCCGGAGCTTCGCGGCGACGCGGGTGGCCACCGT
Protein-coding sequences here:
- a CDS encoding LysR family transcriptional regulator, whose amino-acid sequence is MLGNHEALWTLWEVSRAGTHAAAAARLGITASAVGQQLKALEQRLGVALFERVGRRARLTPIGAELIRRLGEHLPALDAALEDAAEAQRTVKGEVSLGGPWPFCRAWLRPRLPQLLERYPDLRLNIRFEVASLLTRRLLSGEVDLAIVGTLPEEPGLEVKELAQEHFLAVAAPGYVRRHGAPRLARDFALHRFIAFDSDLAMLAPWWRAAFGAQEPLPAQVVCRIANLDEMLALVEAECGIAVLPGYLVAPLLAEGRIVALEPESGRRSLRRPRGTIWLAWRKAAAPTARFLTVRDWLLDGAGLAVENAVAIPAGTQYGGKAPAPSGRRHTPRRAPLEPGRKALR
- a CDS encoding SDR family oxidoreductase, whose protein sequence is MSTLKGKTLFITGASRGIGLAIAKRAARDGANIVIAAKTSAPHPKLPGTIYSAAEEIEQAGGKALPLMVDIRQDEQIHDAVKQAVERFGGIDICVNNASAISLTGTLETPMKKFDLMFGVNVRGTYATTQACLPELLKAKNPHVLTLSPPLSMKQKWFQGHVAYTMAKYGMSMCVLGMSEEFRERGVAFNALWPRTTIATAAVNMLGGQDMMDASRTPEIMADAAHAILTRDSRACTGHFFIDDDVLREAGVTDFAKYLVKPGTEPLPDFFID
- the lanKC gene encoding class III lanthionine synthetase LanKC translates to MVECAFSPSPPHPMQGIERRAKRDIFFFTLTDPERYESLEDYRSTSTEFRDLVRGLLPAGWKMDYRQGTWCPVFPPEDKTPDEGFKIHASTKHENAQQLLRAAVPLFVEEGVAFKFVVDEDILDFTNESARGRGGCGKFITAYPVDVPQLRRLMERLHEATRDLTGPYILSDQRYKDSKTLFYRYGSFKNRFLLNVFGEQEPYMRAPDGSLVPDERQAYFVLPEGVEDPFPQEPEEDSGELILQGRYKVTSALSMSAKGGVYAGEDLQTGAQVVIKEARPLINRNRRSPHDAVACLHNEYRILSLLAGTGVAPQPIAFFQEWEHSFLVMDYVKGVPLSSLRAFEDFSLMLMTDIRDEDVQRFAQEYLQIARQLILGVRAIHAQGVVIQDVAPQNILFDLEQAKVTFIDFESAWSERLGEHAVVAPIRTLGFGDHQWNGQRPTMEEDQKALGRLLSNLIFPITPLLSLAPGHWEPFLRALAQEKGLPAPLLSLVLGTTGSAAEVDRLLENAEHQAKDARAAPRRPPQRTAEEHQETVRRIARYIVDQIEGPRGPLDLPTDYRRAATNPLNVAYGAAGVALFLHRAQGTVPTALREALLREAATADNEHYPPGLYVGTAGIAWTLLELGHPQEAERLLEMASHSPLLFKNADLFFGSAGYGLTQLFFHQRLKQASYLTHALQTFEGLKTSLQEAQGLYFYPNEGAVYHGLAHGASGIAYFLLRLFQATGQKEVLQYARGLMDFELAQAQKQNGQLVWQRSSHDAVHSPYWRVGSAGIGSVLLRFHAALGDPRYLDTARQIAHYLEGKYSVFPGNLSGMAGLGHFLIDMFKASQEEKYRQEAFRFADRIMLYALEREGGLVFPGEELIRISTDLGTGSAGIGLFLDRLLKQDGIPYLDD
- a CDS encoding class III lanthipeptide codes for the protein MKKVLALQQLAPKSDFDPLSLSSLVSISCCKGTQPK